A single genomic interval of Mustela nigripes isolate SB6536 chromosome 7, MUSNIG.SB6536, whole genome shotgun sequence harbors:
- the DOK1 gene encoding docking protein 1 isoform X1, whose translation MDGAVMEGPLFLQSQRFGTKRWRKTWAVLYPASPHGVARLEFFDHKGSSSGGGRGGSRRLDCKVIRLAECVSVVPVSVESPPEPGAAAFRLDTAQRSHLLAADAPSSAAWVQTLCRNAFPKGSWALAPAENPPKLSALEMLENSLYSPTWEGSQFWVTVQRTEAAERCGLQGSYVLRVEAERLTLLTMGTQSQILEPLLFWPYTLLRRYGRDKVMFSFEAGRRCPSGPGTFTFQTAQGNDIFQAVETAIHRQKVQGKDGQGQDSLKADSHEGEVAEGKLASLPGPQELLGSPPTVYAEPLDSLRIPPGPSLDSLYSDPLDSTPAQAGEGVPFKKSLYCDLYEHVQQQLLKAKLMDPKEDPIYDEPEGLAPAAPRGLYDLPQEPKDAWWCQARMKEEGYELPYNPATDDYAVPPPRSTKPLPAPKPRGLAFAEPGAAGGGGSKGHSSDTVLYSQVQKSRASGSWDCELSRTGADRTGVKSEDST comes from the exons ATGGACGGTGCCGTGATGGAAGGGCCGCTCTTTTTGCAAAGTCAGCGTTTCGGTACCAAG AGATGGAGGAAGACCTGGGCGGTACTCTATCCTGCCAGTCCCCACGGCGTAGCGCGGCTCGAGTTCTTCGACCACAAGGGGTCGAGCTCTGGAGGCGGCCGAGGGGGCTCGCGCCGCCTGGACTGCAAGGTGATTCGTCTGGCGGAGTGTGTGAGCGTGGTCCCGGTGTCAGTGGAGAGCCCCCCTGAGCCTGGCGCCGCAGCCTTCCGCCTGGACACCGCGCAGCGCTCCCACCTGTTGGCGGCGGACGCGCCGTCCAGCGCTGCGTGGGTGCAAACACTGTGCCGAAATGCCTTTCCG AAAGGCAGCTGGGCTCTGGCGCCTGCGGAGAACCCACCCAAGCTTTCTGCCCTGGAGATGCTGGAGAACTCGCTGTATAGCCCCACCTGGGAAG GATCCCAGTTCTGGGTGACAGTGCAGAGGACCGAAGCCGCTGAGCGTTGTGGCCTGCAGGGCTCCTATGTGCTGAGGGTGGAGGCGGAGAGGCTGACTCTCCTGACCATGGGGACTCAGAGTCAGATACTGGAGCCGCTCCTTTTCTGGCCTTACACTCTATTGCGGCGCTATGGCCGGGACAAG GTCATGTTCTCTTTTGAGGCTGGTCGCCGCTGCCCTTCGGGCCCTGGAACCTTCACCTTCCAGACCGCACAGGGGAATGACATCTTTCAGGCTGTTGAGACTGCTATTCACCGGCAGAAGGTCCAGGGAAAGGACGGGCAAGGGCAGGATAGTCTCAAAGCTGATTCCCATGAAGGAGAAGTGGCAGAGGGGAAGTTGGCATCCCTGCCTGGCCCTCAGGAGCTCCTGGGCAGCCCTCCCACCGTGTATGCTGAACCCTTAGACTCCTTGCGCATTCCTCCAGGCCCTTCCCTGGATTCCCTATACTCAGATCCCCTGGACAGCACTCCTGCTCAGGCAGGGGAGGGAGTACCGTTCAAGAAATCTCTTTATTGCGACTTGTACGAGCACGTGCAGCAGCAGTTGCTGAAGGCCAAACTGATGGACCCCAAAGAGGACCCCATCTATGATGAACCCGAGGGCCTGGCCCCGGCTGCACCCCGGGGCCTTTATGATCTGCCTCAGGAGCCCAAGGATGCATGGTGGTGCCAGGCTCGGATGAAGGAGGAGGGCTATGAGCTCCCCTACAACCCTGCCACTGATGACTACGCTGTGCCACCGCCCCGGAGCACAAAGCCCCTCCCCGCTCCCAAGCCCCGGGGCTTGGCCTTCGCTGAACCTGGAGCTGCAGGTGGTGGTGGCAGCAAAGGCCACAGCTCAGACACTGTCCTGTACAGCCAGGTCCAGAAGAGCAGAGCCTCAGGGAGCTGGGACTGTGAGCTGTCTAGAACAGGGGCTGACAGGACGGGGGTCAAGTCAGAGGACTCCACGTGA
- the DOK1 gene encoding docking protein 1 isoform X2 has translation MPFRKAAGLWRLRRTHPSFLPWRCWRTRCIAPPGKVMFSFEAGRRCPSGPGTFTFQTAQGNDIFQAVETAIHRQKVQGKDGQGQDSLKADSHEGEVAEGKLASLPGPQELLGSPPTVYAEPLDSLRIPPGPSLDSLYSDPLDSTPAQAGEGVPFKKSLYCDLYEHVQQQLLKAKLMDPKEDPIYDEPEGLAPAAPRGLYDLPQEPKDAWWCQARMKEEGYELPYNPATDDYAVPPPRSTKPLPAPKPRGLAFAEPGAAGGGGSKGHSSDTVLYSQVQKSRASGSWDCELSRTGADRTGVKSEDST, from the exons ATGCCTTTCCG AAAGGCAGCTGGGCTCTGGCGCCTGCGGAGAACCCACCCAAGCTTTCTGCCCTGGAGATGCTGGAGAACTCGCTGTATAGCCCCACCTGGGAAG GTCATGTTCTCTTTTGAGGCTGGTCGCCGCTGCCCTTCGGGCCCTGGAACCTTCACCTTCCAGACCGCACAGGGGAATGACATCTTTCAGGCTGTTGAGACTGCTATTCACCGGCAGAAGGTCCAGGGAAAGGACGGGCAAGGGCAGGATAGTCTCAAAGCTGATTCCCATGAAGGAGAAGTGGCAGAGGGGAAGTTGGCATCCCTGCCTGGCCCTCAGGAGCTCCTGGGCAGCCCTCCCACCGTGTATGCTGAACCCTTAGACTCCTTGCGCATTCCTCCAGGCCCTTCCCTGGATTCCCTATACTCAGATCCCCTGGACAGCACTCCTGCTCAGGCAGGGGAGGGAGTACCGTTCAAGAAATCTCTTTATTGCGACTTGTACGAGCACGTGCAGCAGCAGTTGCTGAAGGCCAAACTGATGGACCCCAAAGAGGACCCCATCTATGATGAACCCGAGGGCCTGGCCCCGGCTGCACCCCGGGGCCTTTATGATCTGCCTCAGGAGCCCAAGGATGCATGGTGGTGCCAGGCTCGGATGAAGGAGGAGGGCTATGAGCTCCCCTACAACCCTGCCACTGATGACTACGCTGTGCCACCGCCCCGGAGCACAAAGCCCCTCCCCGCTCCCAAGCCCCGGGGCTTGGCCTTCGCTGAACCTGGAGCTGCAGGTGGTGGTGGCAGCAAAGGCCACAGCTCAGACACTGTCCTGTACAGCCAGGTCCAGAAGAGCAGAGCCTCAGGGAGCTGGGACTGTGAGCTGTCTAGAACAGGGGCTGACAGGACGGGGGTCAAGTCAGAGGACTCCACGTGA
- the DOK1 gene encoding docking protein 1 isoform X3, which produces MDGAVMEGPLFLQSQRFGTKRWRKTWAVLYPASPHGVARLEFFDHKGSSSGGGRGGSRRLDCKVIRLAECVSVVPVSVESPPEPGAAAFRLDTAQRSHLLAADAPSSAAWVQTLCRNAFPKGSWALAPAENPPKLSALEMLENSLYSPTWEGHVLF; this is translated from the exons ATGGACGGTGCCGTGATGGAAGGGCCGCTCTTTTTGCAAAGTCAGCGTTTCGGTACCAAG AGATGGAGGAAGACCTGGGCGGTACTCTATCCTGCCAGTCCCCACGGCGTAGCGCGGCTCGAGTTCTTCGACCACAAGGGGTCGAGCTCTGGAGGCGGCCGAGGGGGCTCGCGCCGCCTGGACTGCAAGGTGATTCGTCTGGCGGAGTGTGTGAGCGTGGTCCCGGTGTCAGTGGAGAGCCCCCCTGAGCCTGGCGCCGCAGCCTTCCGCCTGGACACCGCGCAGCGCTCCCACCTGTTGGCGGCGGACGCGCCGTCCAGCGCTGCGTGGGTGCAAACACTGTGCCGAAATGCCTTTCCG AAAGGCAGCTGGGCTCTGGCGCCTGCGGAGAACCCACCCAAGCTTTCTGCCCTGGAGATGCTGGAGAACTCGCTGTATAGCCCCACCTGGGAAG GTCATGTTCTCTTTTGA